The genome window GCAAAGCAGGCCGCTTTTGCCGGTGCGCGAATATGAACGTCTGATTGTCGGTCGATTGGACGCCGAGTACGTCGGTACGGATAACTGCGTGGCAAAGTGCCACAAGCACGATAAGATAACCGACAACTTCAGGCACAGTATTCATGGTGAACAGATCAAGCCTGAAACCGGCTTGCCGCTGGTTAACTGCGAATCGTGCCACGGTCCAGGGAGCCTGGCAATCGCCAATCTGGACGACGACCCCGATCTGAACGATTCCCAGAACAAAAAATGTGATACAACGAAATTCCTGGATATCATGAACCTCCCACCGCAGGCGCAGTCCCTGTTGTGTCTGAAATGCCATACAGCCGCTTCTACTCCGGTCCTTGCACTCTGGAATGCAAGCGCACATGCAATGAACGATGTCAGTTGCTTTGACTGCCACCAATTGCATCGGGGTCCCCAGCAAAAGGTCAGCCATGATGAGATGGCTGAACTCTGCTATGGCTGCCATCCTGATGTGAAGATTGAGAACAATCTCTTCTCCCATCACCCGTTACGGGAGAAAAAGATGTCCTGCACCGACTGTCACGAGGTGCACGGTTCGATGCAGGACAAGCTCCTGCGCGGATCGACCCCGAAGGAAACCTGTACCCGGTGCCACATGGAGAAGCAGGGGCCGTTTGCTTTCGAACATGGCGATGTCACCGAGAACTGTGCCAATTGCCATACTCCGCATGGTTCGGTCAATAACGGGCTTTTGTCGGCAGCTTTGCCTTTCCTCTGTTTCCAGTGCCACGGTGGTCATACTCTCGATACGACCTCCGGGGCAAAGCAGCTTTTTGTGAATCGCTGTACCGACTGTC of Geobacter sp. contains these proteins:
- a CDS encoding DmsE family decaheme c-type cytochrome; this encodes MPTDDSRSSDCVSGRGGRVVWHCAKITVAGFLTLALCAACADLKQSRPLLPVREYERLIVGRLDAEYVGTDNCVAKCHKHDKITDNFRHSIHGEQIKPETGLPLVNCESCHGPGSLAIANLDDDPDLNDSQNKKCDTTKFLDIMNLPPQAQSLLCLKCHTAASTPVLALWNASAHAMNDVSCFDCHQLHRGPQQKVSHDEMAELCYGCHPDVKIENNLFSHHPLREKKMSCTDCHEVHGSMQDKLLRGSTPKETCTRCHMEKQGPFAFEHGDVTENCANCHTPHGSVNNGLLSAALPFLCFQCHGGHTLDTTSGAKQLFVNRCTDCHSQVHGSDIPSPAEFGAGTLRQ